The Fimbriimonadia bacterium genome contains a region encoding:
- a CDS encoding RluA family pseudouridine synthase, with protein sequence MRRFEVGPAEAGERLDVYVARRLPEHSRARIARAIREGLITVSGRTAKPGLQLTQGQIVHCHDIPNLAPSEVLQAEAIPLDIVYEDEYLLVVNKPPGMASHPGPGVRRGTLVHALLGRGGSLAEGSAPFRPGIVHRLDKDTSGLLLVAKTDAAHWRLSRMIARREVTRLYECIVVGNPREERFTVDAAIGRHPKNRKKMAVLPQDAPWARPARTDFEVVERFPGFALLQARLHTGRTHQVRVHLASIGLPILGDATYGSQSAGRDVASSLVGQALHAFRLELRHPFTDHPLFLVAARPLEWKVVLRALGSP encoded by the coding sequence GCAAGAATCGCACGAGCAATTCGCGAGGGTCTGATCACGGTCTCTGGGAGGACTGCGAAGCCGGGCCTCCAACTCACCCAAGGCCAGATCGTGCACTGTCACGACATTCCCAACCTTGCACCGTCCGAAGTGCTCCAAGCCGAGGCCATTCCCCTCGACATCGTGTATGAGGACGAGTACCTGCTGGTTGTCAACAAACCGCCGGGCATGGCATCCCATCCAGGCCCCGGCGTGCGACGCGGGACGCTGGTGCACGCACTGCTTGGTCGAGGCGGCTCGCTCGCCGAGGGCTCCGCACCGTTTCGGCCCGGGATCGTCCATCGGTTGGACAAGGACACTTCGGGGCTGTTACTCGTCGCGAAGACCGATGCGGCGCACTGGAGGCTATCGCGCATGATCGCGCGGCGAGAGGTGACACGGCTCTACGAGTGTATTGTCGTAGGCAACCCACGAGAGGAGCGATTCACTGTCGACGCGGCTATAGGACGACACCCCAAGAACCGCAAGAAGATGGCCGTGCTGCCTCAGGATGCACCATGGGCGAGACCCGCAAGGACTGACTTCGAAGTGGTGGAGCGGTTCCCGGGCTTTGCGCTACTGCAAGCGCGTCTGCACACCGGACGGACGCATCAGGTGCGGGTGCACCTGGCATCCATTGGACTGCCCATCCTGGGAGACGCGACGTACGGTTCCCAATCGGCCGGAAGGGATGTCGCGTCTTCGCTAGTCGGCCAGGCGCTTCACGCCTTTAGGCTGGAATTGCGACATCCCTTCACCGACCATCCCCTCTTCTTAGTCGCGGCACGACCGCTCGAGTGGAAAGTCGTGCTTCGTGCGCTGGGTTCCCCGTAA
- a CDS encoding leucyl/phenylalanyl-tRNA--protein transferase: MLNLSPKGLIKAYMHGIFPMADPATGEIWWFRPDPRAILPIRAMHVSRSLRRVLRSGRFDVTTDRDFEGVMRGCADRDETWISEDIVRAYTELHRMGHAHSVETWRQGKLVGGVYGVSLGAAFMAESMFHRETDASKVALHALVERLAEHGYELLDVQYQTPHLASLGVIEIPLAEYLRRLSVACRETRHFGD; this comes from the coding sequence ATGCTGAATCTTTCGCCAAAAGGCTTGATCAAGGCATACATGCATGGCATCTTCCCGATGGCCGACCCCGCGACGGGTGAGATTTGGTGGTTTCGCCCCGATCCTCGCGCTATTCTGCCCATACGTGCAATGCACGTCAGTCGCTCCTTACGACGAGTGCTGCGCTCCGGCAGATTCGACGTAACCACCGACCGCGACTTCGAGGGAGTGATGCGAGGCTGCGCCGACCGCGACGAGACCTGGATCTCGGAGGACATCGTCCGCGCCTACACGGAACTGCACCGAATGGGTCATGCGCACAGCGTGGAGACATGGCGCCAGGGCAAACTCGTCGGAGGCGTCTATGGCGTCTCCCTCGGTGCTGCGTTCATGGCGGAGTCCATGTTCCACCGAGAGACGGACGCTTCGAAGGTAGCCCTGCATGCGCTCGTCGAACGACTGGCCGAGCACGGCTATGAGTTGCTCGATGTGCAGTACCAGACCCCCCACTTGGCATCCCTGGGCGTGATAGAGATCCCCTTGGCCGAGTACCTACGAAGGCTTTCGGTCGCATGCCGCGAGACCCGTCACTTCGGCGACTGA
- a CDS encoding thiamine diphosphokinase has translation MSASKAVIVLNGTPPSKRLLRTLVRAADIVVAADGGSKPLLDAGLPFQAVIGDLDSAPERILQSPTEDFEVIHDTSQDTTDAEKALYWVLQCTDARDIILTASQSSEIDHVLATFSVCAKYAHRGRVRIVEDRCLVHFVTDEAELHLPQGTTLSLLGLPSADRIQTHGLRWPLSAESLRFGMRDGVHNEVMENPVRLSIREGCLGVFLCRNRSDPFRWPDS, from the coding sequence GTGAGTGCATCGAAGGCTGTCATAGTTCTGAATGGGACTCCTCCATCGAAAAGGCTCCTGCGAACTTTAGTTCGTGCAGCGGATATCGTGGTCGCCGCGGACGGAGGTTCCAAACCCCTGTTAGATGCAGGTCTTCCCTTCCAGGCAGTCATCGGTGACTTAGACTCCGCGCCCGAACGCATTCTCCAGTCCCCTACCGAGGACTTCGAGGTCATCCACGACACGAGCCAGGATACCACCGACGCGGAGAAAGCTCTCTACTGGGTACTGCAGTGTACCGATGCTCGCGACATCATTCTCACGGCGTCTCAGAGTTCCGAGATTGACCACGTGCTGGCCACCTTCAGTGTTTGCGCCAAATACGCACACCGGGGAAGGGTGCGAATCGTCGAGGATAGGTGCCTGGTCCACTTCGTAACGGACGAGGCGGAGTTGCATCTCCCCCAGGGGACCACGCTGTCGTTATTGGGCCTTCCATCCGCGGACAGGATTCAGACTCACGGCCTGCGGTGGCCACTTTCAGCGGAGTCTCTTCGTTTCGGCATGCGCGACGGGGTACACAACGAGGTGATGGAGAACCCCGTGCGCCTTTCTATCCGCGAGGGCTGTCTTGGGGTGTTCCTGTGTAGGAATAGGAGCGACCCCTTCCGTTGGCCCGATTCGTAA
- a CDS encoding sodium:solute symporter family protein, with product MARFVTADYVVVALFLALVFVAGFAARRKGVSEFMVAGRAVTLPALVATLVATWYGGILGVGEFTYNSGITNWFVNGFPYYVFAVLFAYLLAPRIRESDVYSLSDRLFQAYGRPASVIGGILTFLLTTPAPYLLMIGVLLQRVFGMGLVEGCIVGGILSTVYLYRGGLLADIRVNLVQFAAMYIGIAVILPFAVARYGGLEFLRENLPPLHWTWDGGHGATYVIAWFFIALWTLVDPSFHQRCAAARSPSVARKGILWSVALWFVFDSITTTVGLYARAVFHDPLLADPKMAFPELADAVLAPGFRGAFYVGLLATIMSTLVSYAFLGGVAFGRDILWRLRREVSEEKLPGYTRWGVALATVIGLVGALAIQSVVELWWTVGSCIIPGLLLPVVLAFFPSARPGPVVAVAMMIGGSVTSTAWFLIGKAHAVDGWPVYPLGVEPMYPGLLLTLLVYALTTLWGGIGYREREPASA from the coding sequence TTGGCCCGATTCGTAACAGCCGACTACGTCGTCGTCGCGCTCTTCCTCGCGTTGGTGTTTGTCGCGGGCTTCGCCGCGCGTCGCAAAGGCGTGTCCGAGTTCATGGTAGCCGGTCGGGCGGTCACGTTGCCGGCCCTGGTTGCAACCCTCGTCGCGACATGGTACGGCGGCATTTTGGGCGTCGGGGAGTTCACCTACAATTCCGGTATCACCAACTGGTTCGTCAATGGCTTCCCTTACTACGTCTTTGCGGTGCTGTTCGCCTACCTGCTGGCCCCGCGCATCCGCGAGTCGGACGTGTACAGCCTCTCGGACCGCCTGTTTCAGGCGTACGGACGACCCGCATCGGTCATCGGCGGCATCCTGACATTCCTGCTGACAACTCCTGCTCCCTACCTGTTGATGATAGGCGTGCTGCTGCAGAGGGTATTCGGGATGGGCTTGGTGGAGGGCTGCATCGTCGGAGGCATTCTCTCGACCGTGTACCTATATCGCGGTGGGCTGCTCGCCGACATTCGAGTGAACTTGGTGCAGTTCGCTGCGATGTACATCGGCATCGCCGTCATCCTCCCGTTCGCAGTGGCTCGGTATGGCGGGTTGGAGTTCCTTCGAGAGAACCTTCCACCCCTGCACTGGACGTGGGACGGAGGCCACGGCGCCACCTATGTGATCGCATGGTTCTTTATCGCGCTTTGGACGCTCGTGGACCCCTCGTTTCATCAGCGCTGCGCGGCAGCGAGGAGCCCATCGGTCGCCCGCAAGGGGATCCTCTGGAGCGTCGCGCTGTGGTTCGTCTTCGACTCGATCACGACGACGGTCGGGCTTTACGCGAGGGCTGTGTTTCACGATCCGCTCTTAGCCGACCCGAAAATGGCTTTCCCGGAGTTGGCGGATGCGGTGCTCGCGCCCGGTTTCCGAGGGGCGTTCTACGTTGGCCTTCTCGCCACCATCATGTCCACCTTGGTCAGCTATGCGTTCCTTGGCGGTGTGGCGTTCGGACGCGATATTCTGTGGCGGCTGCGCCGTGAGGTGAGCGAGGAGAAGTTGCCCGGCTACACGCGCTGGGGGGTGGCGCTGGCGACCGTGATCGGGCTCGTCGGTGCGCTCGCCATCCAGAGTGTGGTGGAGCTGTGGTGGACCGTCGGGTCGTGCATCATCCCAGGGTTGCTACTGCCAGTGGTACTGGCCTTCTTCCCGAGTGCGAGACCTGGCCCCGTGGTAGCCGTGGCGATGATGATCGGCGGCAGCGTGACCTCCACGGCATGGTTTCTGATAGGCAAGGCACATGCGGTGGACGGCTGGCCGGTGTACCCGCTCGGGGTCGAGCCGATGTACCCTGGGCTGCTGCTTACGCTTCTCGTGTACGCTCTCACGACTCTATGGGGAGGAATCGGCTACCGGGAAAGAGAACCGGCTAGCGCATGA
- a CDS encoding FHA domain-containing protein, translating to MEEEPLEAPIEHPATEGVARLRYMDATGPTERVFELRDDNLIGRYDPAVCEVDVDLTEFPDSKFVSRRHARIRREGEQWLLSDLGSGNGTFLYRGPDVQPERVGEEAPIADGDEIAFGNIRCRFEVTATEPAD from the coding sequence GTGGAAGAAGAGCCCCTGGAGGCTCCCATTGAGCATCCGGCGACCGAGGGGGTGGCGCGCCTGCGATACATGGACGCCACCGGCCCCACCGAGCGCGTGTTCGAGTTGCGCGACGACAACCTGATCGGCCGCTACGACCCAGCGGTCTGCGAAGTGGACGTGGACCTCACGGAGTTCCCCGACTCGAAGTTCGTGAGCAGGCGGCATGCACGGATTCGGCGCGAGGGCGAGCAGTGGCTGCTCAGCGACCTCGGATCCGGTAACGGCACGTTCCTCTATCGCGGGCCGGACGTGCAGCCGGAACGGGTCGGCGAGGAAGCACCCATCGCGGATGGGGATGAGATCGCATTCGGCAACATCCGCTGCAGGTTCGAGGTGACGGCAACGGAGCCTGCCGACTAA
- a CDS encoding NUDIX hydrolase, with protein sequence MSAIPEGRYLNGRIRFEALTEPDRPVSFVLVFATDGDRFVVSRIRGRGWCIPSGSVDEGETPEQAAERELMEEAGCTSTDLRPFGSVVWERPSGLQVGLAFVGRLQSLAEPTIPSEADDVRLMSLAELRENYFDWSPYYEAMFQRALEALR encoded by the coding sequence ATGAGTGCAATCCCGGAAGGTCGGTATCTCAACGGACGCATTCGTTTCGAAGCGCTTACCGAGCCGGACCGACCGGTCTCCTTCGTGTTGGTGTTCGCGACGGATGGGGACCGGTTCGTGGTCTCCCGGATCCGAGGGCGTGGCTGGTGCATCCCCAGTGGCTCGGTGGATGAGGGTGAGACACCGGAGCAAGCAGCCGAGCGCGAACTAATGGAGGAGGCGGGTTGCACTTCGACGGACCTGCGCCCGTTCGGGTCGGTTGTGTGGGAGCGCCCTTCGGGCCTGCAGGTCGGGCTGGCGTTCGTTGGGCGTCTTCAGTCTCTGGCCGAACCGACGATTCCGTCCGAGGCCGACGACGTGCGGCTGATGAGCTTGGCAGAGCTTAGGGAGAACTACTTCGACTGGTCACCCTACTACGAGGCGATGTTCCAACGAGCACTCGAGGCTCTCCGTTAG
- the lepB gene encoding signal peptidase I: protein MKLIELSRVSPPELPPRPERRRPAPIVTLVLLLALSVFTYLNFQTVVVEGRSMEPNFHSGERLLVTRAFWLFGEPNRDDVVVIRDNEGPHAGFLIKRVVALPGDWVPGSLAPGRMPMMVPPGHVFVLGDNLAESDDSRRFGPVPVVRILGKVVR from the coding sequence ATGAAGCTGATCGAACTCAGTAGGGTCAGCCCGCCCGAACTGCCGCCGCGCCCCGAGCGGCGCCGTCCCGCGCCTATCGTGACCCTGGTTCTGCTTCTCGCACTGTCCGTGTTCACTTATCTGAACTTCCAAACCGTCGTCGTCGAAGGCCGGTCCATGGAGCCGAACTTCCACTCCGGCGAGCGGCTCTTGGTAACGCGAGCCTTCTGGCTATTCGGGGAACCCAACAGAGACGACGTGGTGGTCATTCGCGACAACGAAGGACCGCACGCTGGCTTCCTTATCAAGCGTGTTGTGGCACTGCCAGGGGATTGGGTCCCGGGTTCCCTCGCCCCCGGGAGGATGCCGATGATGGTGCCTCCCGGCCACGTATTCGTGCTCGGTGATAACCTGGCCGAGAGCGACGACAGCCGGCGCTTCGGTCCCGTGCCCGTGGTTCGCATTCTCGGAAAGGTTGTTCGGTGA
- a CDS encoding DUF4446 family protein: MGSFAESLGIGTNNLAAWLMAVILVQAISLVALAVLWRRTAGSARRWDGLLEGAEGLGAVEMLQRHLQTLREHEDRLARGDARVDALSSRLAHSVRRIGLVKYDAFEDVGGKQSFTLALMDDAGNGTVLTSLIGRNECRVFAKRLEGGRADVATTAEEDAAIAAAGRWD, translated from the coding sequence TTGGGCAGTTTCGCAGAATCTCTTGGTATTGGGACGAATAACCTGGCCGCATGGCTTATGGCGGTGATCTTGGTCCAGGCGATCTCCCTGGTGGCGCTCGCTGTGCTGTGGAGACGCACGGCCGGCTCGGCACGGAGATGGGATGGACTGCTCGAGGGTGCCGAAGGTCTGGGAGCCGTGGAGATGCTTCAGCGCCACTTGCAGACGCTTCGGGAGCATGAGGACCGCCTGGCCAGGGGGGACGCTCGGGTGGACGCGCTCTCCTCGCGTCTCGCACACTCGGTGCGCCGGATCGGACTGGTGAAGTACGACGCTTTCGAGGACGTTGGCGGCAAGCAGAGCTTCACCCTCGCCCTGATGGACGACGCCGGGAACGGCACCGTTCTGACGAGTCTGATTGGCAGGAATGAGTGCCGGGTGTTCGCTAAGAGGCTCGAAGGCGGCCGCGCCGATGTGGCTACGACGGCGGAAGAGGACGCCGCGATTGCCGCGGCAGGGAGATGGGACTGA
- a CDS encoding sigma-70 family RNA polymerase sigma factor, producing MGLRPPRPEHEAELILRAQQGERSAFDGLVALYQNRTYQFALRLCGNPDDAADLVADTFIRAFRAIRSFRSDAALSTWLFKILSNVYLDMSRRERHRRHVSLEAAQDLGDSEVHRQVADEGSDPQELAEFSEQSRALLKAIRELPHDQRLMVLMYHTEGKSYEEIAEAVGHPIGTVKSRLHRARMNLRKILSGQAELFQP from the coding sequence ATGGGACTGAGGCCCCCGAGACCCGAACACGAAGCCGAGCTAATCCTGCGGGCGCAGCAGGGCGAACGGTCGGCCTTCGACGGTTTGGTAGCCCTTTACCAAAACCGCACGTATCAGTTCGCCCTACGGCTCTGCGGGAACCCCGACGACGCCGCGGACTTGGTAGCGGATACCTTCATTCGTGCCTTCCGCGCCATCCGGAGCTTTCGCAGCGATGCTGCGCTCTCGACGTGGCTGTTCAAGATACTGTCTAACGTGTATCTGGACATGAGCCGGCGCGAGCGACACCGAAGGCACGTCTCGCTGGAAGCCGCACAGGATCTCGGCGACAGCGAGGTGCACCGGCAGGTGGCCGACGAGGGCTCGGACCCCCAAGAACTGGCAGAGTTCTCAGAGCAGTCGAGGGCGCTCTTGAAGGCGATCCGTGAGCTCCCCCACGACCAGAGGCTGATGGTGCTGATGTATCACACCGAGGGCAAGTCCTATGAGGAGATCGCGGAGGCGGTCGGGCACCCCATCGGCACGGTCAAGAGCCGATTGCATCGGGCTCGCATGAACCTGAGAAAGATCCTGTCGGGACAGGCGGAACTTTTCCAGCCGTAG
- a CDS encoding isochorismatase family protein — protein MRHPQLFDKDASALVVVDIQKPFLDPCDDKDRVVRRSRFLIQAARVMSIPILATLQYATRMGGMVPEIQEVLPEDCLPTDKLCFSCYGAEKFAMDLQASGRRQVVLCGIETHICINQTAHDLLHAGYTVGIPTDAVSARGKKNHKYALHRMANAGAILTNSESVVYEWLYQSGTPEFKQILELVKGLE, from the coding sequence ATGCGACACCCTCAGCTCTTCGACAAGGACGCCTCCGCTCTGGTCGTGGTGGACATCCAGAAGCCCTTCCTCGACCCCTGCGATGACAAGGACCGCGTCGTTCGCCGGTCACGTTTCCTCATCCAGGCCGCGCGCGTGATGAGCATCCCCATTCTCGCAACGCTGCAATACGCCACGAGAATGGGAGGCATGGTCCCCGAGATTCAGGAAGTGCTGCCGGAGGACTGCCTGCCCACCGACAAGCTATGCTTCAGCTGCTACGGCGCCGAGAAGTTCGCGATGGACCTTCAGGCCAGCGGACGGCGCCAGGTGGTGCTATGCGGCATCGAGACGCACATCTGCATCAACCAAACGGCGCACGATCTGCTTCACGCCGGCTACACCGTCGGCATCCCGACGGATGCCGTATCCGCAAGGGGGAAGAAGAACCACAAGTACGCCCTCCATCGTATGGCTAATGCCGGCGCGATTCTCACCAACAGCGAGAGCGTCGTGTACGAGTGGCTGTATCAGAGCGGCACGCCCGAGTTCAAACAGATTCTGGAGTTGGTGAAGGGATTGGAGTAA
- a CDS encoding metallophosphoesterase, with translation MSKLSNLRVLFTNDLHGKLSDAGAEYLARLKAERTGTLLLDAGDAIRTGNVGIPLRPEPVWQRMEVAGYDALTLGNREFHVTEGGLRAKLKGAPMPVLCANMYVQRPAEPRLAPYALLRLGMVTIGVLGLSVPMVTPRMVASALSNFLFEDPVASAVRFAPELRDRCDVLIALTHVGLKVDRKIAAAGLGFDLIVGGHSHDALTEPEMEDGVPIVQAGSHGRCVGEAVLMLGPPVRLTSYRLLPLS, from the coding sequence TTGAGTAAGCTGTCCAACCTTCGGGTGCTGTTCACCAACGACCTGCACGGCAAGCTGTCCGATGCGGGTGCCGAGTACCTTGCGCGCCTGAAGGCCGAACGCACCGGCACACTTCTCTTGGACGCCGGCGACGCGATCCGCACCGGCAACGTCGGTATCCCGCTGCGCCCCGAGCCCGTGTGGCAACGAATGGAGGTGGCCGGCTACGACGCACTCACGCTCGGCAACCGAGAGTTTCACGTGACGGAGGGCGGACTTCGCGCCAAGCTCAAAGGCGCCCCGATGCCGGTGCTCTGCGCCAACATGTACGTTCAGCGTCCCGCGGAACCGAGGCTGGCACCATACGCTCTGCTGCGTCTTGGGATGGTCACGATCGGAGTGCTGGGGCTGTCGGTGCCGATGGTCACGCCTCGCATGGTGGCGTCCGCACTCAGCAACTTCCTGTTCGAAGACCCAGTAGCATCGGCAGTACGATTTGCGCCCGAGTTGCGGGACAGGTGCGATGTCCTGATCGCACTGACACACGTGGGACTCAAAGTGGACCGCAAGATTGCGGCAGCAGGTCTGGGCTTCGACCTCATCGTCGGTGGCCACTCGCACGACGCGCTGACGGAGCCCGAGATGGAAGACGGCGTGCCCATCGTTCAAGCGGGCTCCCACGGGCGCTGCGTGGGAGAGGCCGTTCTCATGCTCGGCCCTCCCGTGCGCCTCACCTCCTATCGCCTTCTGCCACTCTCGTAG
- a CDS encoding nitroreductase family protein, which translates to MHPHHRTGGAHPTPCRFALHTDGRSATRICITEMSECQVEFLVTHAVQNIALQAVALGLGSVCIGGYDDSEVRRVLMLPDEEVPLYIIPIGRKK; encoded by the coding sequence ATGCATCCACATCATAGAACTGGCGGGGCCCACCCAACTCCGTGCCGATTCGCGTTGCACACCGACGGACGGAGTGCTACTCGTATTTGTATCACGGAGATGAGCGAATGTCAAGTAGAATTTCTTGTGACGCACGCCGTGCAGAACATAGCTTTGCAGGCCGTTGCACTCGGGCTAGGGTCGGTGTGCATCGGCGGCTATGACGACAGCGAGGTGAGGCGGGTCCTCATGCTACCCGACGAGGAGGTGCCCCTCTACATCATCCCCATAGGCCGCAAGAAGTAA
- a CDS encoding SagB/ThcOx family dehydrogenase has protein sequence MRRRFSSIPVLVLVLGTCCEPQAVSELDTVSPSTTSITLPPPATDGKTSLEKAIYERRSVRSFADSPLTLAQISQLAWAAQGVTDKASGFRTVPSAGALFPLEAYLVVGQVDGLEPGMYRYIPKDHALRLITKGDQRAALCSGALDQAAIREAPVSFVIAGIYSRTAGKYGLRAERFVHMEAGHVGQNLALQAVALGLGSVCIGGYDDSEVRRALMLPDEEVPLYIIPIGRKK, from the coding sequence ATGCGACGCAGATTTAGCAGCATTCCCGTGTTAGTGTTGGTGCTCGGCACCTGCTGCGAACCTCAGGCTGTCTCAGAACTCGACACTGTATCGCCGAGCACAACGAGCATCACTTTGCCGCCGCCAGCTACTGACGGAAAGACAAGTCTCGAGAAGGCGATCTATGAGAGAAGGTCTGTGCGCTCGTTTGCCGACTCCCCGCTTACCCTTGCTCAGATCTCCCAGCTGGCGTGGGCGGCACAAGGCGTCACGGACAAGGCTTCCGGCTTCAGGACTGTACCGTCGGCAGGGGCGCTCTTTCCACTCGAGGCTTACTTGGTCGTCGGGCAAGTGGATGGTCTGGAACCCGGCATGTATCGGTATATCCCCAAGGACCATGCCCTCCGGCTGATCACGAAGGGTGATCAACGTGCAGCGCTGTGCTCCGGCGCCCTCGATCAAGCCGCGATCCGAGAAGCGCCCGTCTCCTTTGTTATCGCCGGTATCTACTCCCGGACTGCCGGCAAGTACGGCCTGCGTGCCGAGCGCTTCGTGCACATGGAAGCGGGGCACGTCGGGCAGAATCTTGCTTTGCAGGCCGTTGCCCTCGGGCTAGGGTCGGTGTGCATCGGTGGCTATGATGACAGCGAGGTGAGGCGGGCCCTCATGCTACCGGACGAGGAGGTGCCCCTCTACATCATCCCCATAGGCCGCAAGAAGTAA
- a CDS encoding hydantoinase B/oxoprolinase family protein: protein MSPGFDPAKVVAFNEVLASIAEEMGVRLERSSFSANTKERRDYSCALFDSDGRLIAQAAHIPVHLGAMSALVRALIPRVRWREGDVIACNDPFLAGTHLPDISLVSPVYLSDQILGFVASRAHHADVGGVTPGSMPNVPDLFGEGLRIPPVRLAAKDRLVDDVIDLVCSNSRHPDERRGDLLAQMAANRSGAEGLQALAKRYGSTVFRQSTDEAIAYAEALARGALRSLPNGKYTFEDYLDSDGVTARPVRIRVRAELSSGSVTFDFSGSEPQRPAGINATLAVTESACLYAVRCLLDPEAPTNEGCRQPIRVLAPEGTVVNASYPAAVSGGNVETSQRITDVVLGALAQAAPERVPAASQGTMNNLTFGGWDPHRKRAFAYYETIGGGGGASARQDGATGLHSHMTNTRNTPVEALEQEMPVQIIEYRAGRRGGKGRHQGGAGVQKTFRFLVPVTGSLLADRRITAPYGAAGGNSGRTGIDVIEEDGKRRRAPAKGSFTIGAGGTLTVNTPSGGGWGTPP, encoded by the coding sequence GTGTCCCCAGGCTTCGACCCAGCCAAGGTAGTCGCGTTCAACGAGGTACTTGCTTCTATCGCGGAGGAGATGGGTGTGCGACTGGAGCGCAGTTCCTTCTCTGCGAACACCAAGGAACGGCGTGACTATTCCTGCGCACTCTTCGACTCTGACGGGCGGCTGATCGCCCAGGCCGCACACATTCCGGTCCATCTCGGCGCCATGTCCGCGCTGGTCCGGGCGCTGATCCCGCGCGTGCGGTGGCGCGAGGGAGACGTTATCGCCTGCAACGATCCCTTCCTCGCCGGTACGCACCTGCCGGACATCTCGCTCGTGTCCCCCGTCTATCTCAGTGACCAGATCTTGGGCTTCGTGGCTTCCCGCGCGCACCACGCCGACGTCGGAGGAGTCACCCCGGGCTCCATGCCGAACGTGCCCGACCTGTTCGGCGAAGGTCTCCGTATCCCGCCGGTGCGGCTGGCTGCCAAAGACCGCCTCGTGGACGACGTGATCGACTTGGTGTGCAGCAACTCCCGACACCCTGACGAGCGGCGAGGAGATCTCCTTGCCCAGATGGCCGCGAACCGCTCGGGTGCCGAGGGCTTGCAGGCACTGGCTAAGCGATACGGCTCGACCGTCTTCCGCCAGAGCACGGACGAAGCCATCGCGTATGCCGAAGCGTTGGCACGCGGCGCGCTTCGTTCCCTTCCGAACGGAAAGTACACTTTCGAGGACTACTTGGACTCAGACGGCGTGACCGCTAGGCCAGTCCGCATCCGGGTTCGAGCAGAACTCTCTTCCGGCTCGGTAACCTTCGACTTCTCGGGAAGCGAGCCGCAGCGACCCGCCGGCATCAACGCCACTCTCGCAGTCACCGAGTCGGCGTGCCTCTATGCCGTCCGCTGTCTCTTGGACCCCGAAGCGCCCACCAACGAGGGCTGCCGCCAACCCATCCGGGTGCTGGCTCCGGAGGGAACGGTAGTGAACGCGTCGTATCCGGCTGCAGTGTCGGGTGGCAACGTGGAAACCAGTCAGCGAATCACGGATGTCGTCTTGGGCGCCCTTGCTCAAGCCGCGCCGGAGCGAGTGCCCGCAGCATCGCAGGGCACCATGAACAATCTGACCTTCGGCGGCTGGGACCCGCACCGCAAACGAGCCTTTGCATACTACGAAACGATCGGGGGCGGTGGGGGCGCATCTGCGCGCCAAGACGGCGCGACGGGCCTCCACTCGCACATGACGAACACTCGAAACACACCCGTGGAAGCCCTGGAGCAAGAGATGCCGGTGCAGATCATCGAGTATCGCGCGGGGAGACGAGGCGGAAAGGGTCGGCACCAAGGTGGGGCCGGTGTGCAAAAAACCTTTCGATTTCTGGTTCCCGTTACCGGGTCTCTCCTCGCAGACCGCCGCATCACGGCACCTTATGGGGCCGCTGGCGGAAACAGTGGGAGAACGGGCATAGACGTCATCGAGGAAGACGGCAAGCGACGGCGAGCACCTGCGAAGGGGTCCTTCACGATTGGCGCTGGCGGAACGCTGACGGTGAACACGCCTTCCGGCGGCGGATGGGGCACCCCGCCGTGA